Proteins encoded by one window of Primulina huaijiensis isolate GDHJ02 chromosome 1, ASM1229523v2, whole genome shotgun sequence:
- the LOC140983806 gene encoding uncharacterized protein: MDPSYQGEFRWNLNGYGRKEYPHPRDIHDVIQEEIEKGRIREEIIMSEIVRRRVLEAEVRRELTMEREIALRQGIDWFPFGSSPVMGLESPMRPSLLVTKAEGWSAEERLGMALEDKEKLKRSENGGSETLPFQRGTADLKISEVNPASEGHKGKERIFLLTKTDENASGSKTKDVPAPEVVNIGLLADDIIANKISKEEWSCALCQVIATSEKDLNEHVLGKKHKSKVAALRAQGTRKNYRIGLFPKEATKPIHVKEKGVKLKARSLFSRKAGKTTTKKDDLPSSENPKSKLLKKTKAEVIRKVQKNEDDLRKKVETNEKVMNAHKLGNIELPADVSKNKKWSCALCQVIATSENDLNEHVLGKKHKSKVAELKALTGKNHSIPKKAAKSIHVGGEGVKLKAQSLLSEKVEEATSKKDDLPLPGNPKSEHLKKTQSEVIRKVQKNEDDPREKVEKKENDPRKKDCMHSEVVNADKLENIELPADVTANKKSEWNCALCQVYATSEKGLNEHVLGKKHKSKEATSRSSEDQKKL; encoded by the exons AATTTAGGTGGAATCTGAACGGATACGGACGAAAAGAATATCCTCATCCTCGAGACATTCATGATGTGATTCAAGAGGAAATCGAAAAGGGAAGAATTAGGGAGGAAATAATCATGTCAGAGATTGTGAGAAGACGTGTTCTAGAAGCAGAGGTGAGGAGGGAGTTGACGATGGAGAGGGAAATCGCTCTGCGGCAAGGCATCGATTGGTTTCCATTTGGTTCATCACCAGTAATGGGGTTGGAATCACCGATGAGGCCTTCACTTTTGGTGACAAAAGCAGAAGGATGGTCTGCAGAGGAAAGACTCGGAATGGCACTTGAGGATAAGGAGAAGCTGAAAAGGAGTGAGAATGGAGGATCGGAGACTTTGCCATTTCAGAGGGGGACTGCTGACCTGAAGATTTCAGAGGTTAACCCTGCATCAGAGGGTCACAAAGGAAAAGAAAGAATTTTTTTGCTG ACCAAGACAGATGAAAATGCATCTGGATCGAAGACGAAGGATGTACCAGCCCCTGAAGTGGTTAATATTGGGCTTCTTGCTGATGATATTATCGCAAATAAGATATCTAAGGAGGAGTGGAGCTGTGCCCTTTGCCAAGTTATTGCCACAAGCGAAAAGGATCTAAATGAGCATGTGCTTGGAAAGAAACATAAGTCGAAAGTGGCTGCATTGAGAGCTCAGGGGACTAGAAAAAACTATAGAATTGGACTTTTTCCCAAGGAAGCTACCAAGCCAATTCACGTGAAAGAGAAGGGGGTGAAACTTAAAGCTCGATCTTTGTTTTCTCGGAAGGCGGGGAAGACAACAACAAAGAAAGATGATTTGCCATCGTCGGAAAACCCAAAATCAAAACTTTTGAAGAAAACTAAAGCAGAAGTAATTCGAAAAGTACAGAAGAATGAGGATGATCTGAGGAAGAAGGTAGAAACTAACGAGAAAGTCATGAACGCTCATAAATTGGGGAATATTGAGCTTCCTGCTGATGTTAGTAAAAATAAGAAGTGGAGCTGTGCCCTTTGCCAAGTTATTGCCACCAGCGAAAATGATCTAAATGAACATGTGCTTGGAAAGAAACATAAGTCGAAAGTGGCTGAATTGAAAGCTCTGACTGGAAAAAACCATAGCATTCCCAAGAAAGCTGCCAAGTCAATTCACGTGGGAGGGGAGGGGGTGAAACTTAAAGCTCAATCTTTGTTATCTGAGAAGGTGGAGGAGGCAACATCAAAGAAAGATGATTTGCCATTGCCGGGAAACCCCAAATcagaacatttgaagaaaacacaaTCAGAAGTGATTCGAAAAGTGCAGAAGAACGAGGATGATCCTAGGGAAAAGGTAGAAAAGAAAGAGAATGATCCGAGGAAGAAGGATTGTATGCATAGCGAAGTCGTGAACGCTGATAAATTGGAGAATATTGAGCTTCCTGCTGATGTTACTGCAAATAAGAAATCTGAGTGGAACTGTGCTCTTTGCCAAGTTTATGCCACCAGCGAAAAGGGTCTAAATGAACATGTGCTTGGAAAGAAACATAAGTCGAAAGAGGCTACATCAAGAAGTTCAGAGGACCAGAAAAAACTATAG
- the LOC140983825 gene encoding uncharacterized protein translates to MSRKSKEVVLGQTPFYGVRACEDAKSRFRHQALMLDYQELRREAIVMGSKLEAAKQRKLILAAEVRFLRGRYELLMKTKAMNSSLERKHVQSPNPLKRTKIVKEATVHRLPPITEQKPKKKHNFRKEAALRSASTVIDRRDNEILHVGNEAAQPILITVSGMNHKRRKNSGKDVLSQNTTPFLDLNLKARIHGTDGAALRNSSTTFDLNLDSSFSGKEASLRSRAPIFDLNEISTEDEEFQFSTDAAMFEETKKSLIRGNEEQQTDLKLSICRNAGEGSSHAGKRKISWKDPVALRV, encoded by the exons ATGTCTAGGAAGAGTAAAGAGGTGGTTCTGGGTCAAACGCCTTTTTATGGCGTCCGAGCGTGTGAGGATGCTAAGTCCAGGTTCAGGCATCAGGCTCTTATGCTGGACTATCAGGAGCTGCGACGG GAAGCTATTGTAATGGGAAGCAAATTGGAGGCAGCAAAACAGAGAAAGCTGATACTTGCTGCTGAAGTTCG GTTTTTGCGGGGAAGATATGAGCTTCTTATGAAAACAAAAGCTATGAATTCATCTCTAGAAAGGAAGCATGTACAATCACCAAATCCGCTTAAGAGAACCAAAATCGTGAAAGAAGCTACTGTCCATAGATTACCACCAATTACAGAACAAAAGCCAAAGAAGAAACATAATTTTCGCAAGGAAGCTGCTTTACGTAGTGCTTCCACAGTGATTGATCGCCGTGATAATGAAATATTACATGTTGGAAATGAAGCTGCTCAACCTATATTGATTACCGTTTCTGGTATGAACCACAAGAGAAGGAAAAATAGCGGGAAAGATGTTTTATCTCAGAACACAACCCCATTTCTTGATTTAAACCTTAAGGCAAGAATTCATGGAACAGATGGGGCAGCTCTGAGGAATTCGAGTACGACTTTTGATTTGAACCTAGATAGCAGTTTTAGTGGGAAAGAAGCTTCTCTGCGTAGCCGAGCTCCAATCTTTGACTTGAATGAGATCTCG aCTGAGGATGAGGAATTCCAATTCAGCACCGATGCTGCAATGTTTGAAGAAACTAAGAAAAGTTTGATTAGAGGTAATGAAGAGCAACAAACCGATTTAAAGTTATCCATCTGCCGAAATGCCGGTGAGGGTTCGTCACACGCGGGGAAGCGGAAAATATCATGGAAGGATCCTGTTGCATTGAGAGTTTAG
- the LOC140983830 gene encoding serine carboxypeptidase 24-like, whose amino-acid sequence MGSRRSILLSLFVSICPVLVMISSAALITEEQELDRIKTLPGQPPVKFAQFSGYVTVNEEEGRALFYWLTEATDHADRKPLVLWLNGGPGCSSIAYGASEELGPFRINKTGSSLYLNEYAWNRVANIMFLESPAGVGFSYTNTSSNLKDSGDKRTAEDALVFLIKWMSRFPQYKYRDFYISGESYAGHYVPQLAQKIYDYNKKSSHPIINLKGFIVGNAVTDNYYDNVGTVTYWWSHSMISDKTYKLIMKECDFKLVKTSHKCDKALNYAMNHEFGDIDQYNIYAPTCNSTKTNIRNTPRLKNTLLRPRFSGYDPCSENYAEKYYNRPDVQKALHANTTGIKYKWTACSDVLLRNWKDTDFSMLPIYRKLIAAGLRIWVFSGDTDSVVPVTATRFSLSHLNLKIKTPWYPWYSGNQVGGWTEVYDGLTFATVRGAGHEVPMFQPRRAFILFQTFLSGKNLPKS is encoded by the exons ATGGGTTCGCGGAGATCAATACTCCTGTCGCTCTTCGTTTCCATCTGTCCGGTACTTGTTATGATCAGCAGCGCGGCGCTGATCACGGAGGAGCAGGAGTTGGACCGCATAAAGACGCTGCCGGGGCAGCCTCCGGTGAAGTTCGCGCAGTTCTCCGGGTATGTTACGGTGAATGAAGAGGAGGGACGTGCACTATTCTATTGGTTGACGGAGGCTACCGATCACGCAGACAGGAAGCCTCTTGTTCTTTGGCTCAATGGAG GACCTGGATGTTCATCTATTGCATATGGAGCATCTGAGGAGTTAGGGCCGTTTCGAATTAACAAGACTGGTTCATCTCTCTATTTGAACGAATACGCTTGGAACAGAG TGGCAAATATTATGTTTCTTGAGTCACCGGCTGGTGTTGGCTTCTCTTATACGAACACAAGCTCTAATCTAAAAGATTCTGGGGACAAAAGGACAG CTGAGGATGCTCTAGTTTTCCTCATTAAATGGATGTCTAGATTTCCACAATACAAATACCGAGATTTCTACATCTCTGGGGAGAGTTATGCAG GGCACTATGTCCCACAATTAGCACAGAAAATATACGATTATAACAAgaaatcttcccatccaatcATCAATTTGAAAGGGTTCATT GTTGGGAACGCTGTTACGGACAACTACTACGATAACGTCGGAACCGTAACATATTGGTGGAGCCACTCCATGATATCAGATAAAACTTATAAATTAATCATGAAAGAATGTGATTTTAAGTTAGTGAAAACATCACACAAATGTGATAAAGCTTTGAATTATGCCATGAACCACGAATTTGGTGACATAGATCAGTATAACATTTATGCGCCAACGTGCAATTCGACAAAGACAAATATTAGGAATACTCCAAGGCTCAAGAACACTCTTTTACGCCCAAGATTTTCTGGGTACGACCCCTGTTCCGAGAACTATGCTGAGAAGTACTATAACCGGCCAGATGTGCAGAAGGCCCTACATGCAAACACCACGGGGATTAAATACAAATGGACTGCTTGCAG CGACGTGCTTTTACGGAACTGGAAGGACACGGATTTTTCGATGTTGCCAATCTACAGAAAACTAATCGCTGCCGGGCTTAGAATATGGGTGTTTAG TGGAGACACGGATTCGGTGGTGCCCGTGACAGCGACTCGGTTTTCCTTGAGCCATCTTAATCTCAAGATCAAAACTCCGTGGTATCCTTGGTATTCTGGAAATCAG GTTGGGGGATGGACTGAAGTGTATGATGGTCTAACATTTGCCACAGTTAGAGGAGCAGGGCATGAGGTTCCTATGTTTCAACCTAGGAGAGCTTTTATTCTTTTCCAGACATTCTTGTCTGGCAAGAACTTGCCCAAATCTTAA
- the LOC140959671 gene encoding early nodulin-like protein 14 gives MASLKTLIRCLPIILSLFVTFNLSEAREFVVGGNKKKWQVPSSSDEFNKWAGKIRFQIGDSIVLKYDSKTDSVLEVTEENYKNCNKSNPIESHSDGNTKITLDKDGPFFFISGAEGHCEKGQKLEIKVLSAEHNHLPVAPEPSHHAPAPSPSTAGSRPKTLWFVSGAVVVGIISLI, from the exons ATGGCTTCTCTGAAAACCCTCATTCGCTGCTTGCCCATTATTCTTTCGTTGTTTGTGACTTTTAATCTCTCTGAAGCAAGAGAATTCGTGGTTGGTGGAAATAAGAAAAAGTGGCAAGTCCCATCTTCTTCTGATGAATTCAATAAATGGGCTGGGAAAATTCGCTTCCAAATCGGCGATTCTATTG TATTGAAGTACGATTCGAAGACAGATTCTGTGCTGGAAGTGACGGAAGAAAACTACAAAAACTGCAACAAATCAAACCCGATCGAATCTCATAGTGATGGAAACACGAAGATCACATTAGACAAAGATGGCCCATTTTTCTTCATAAGTGGGGCAGAAGGCCACTGCGAGAAAGGCCAAAAGCTTGAGATAAAAGTTCTGTCAGCAGAACACAACCACCTGCCTGTGGCGCCGGAACCTTCTCACCATGCACCAGCTCCGTCACCCTCGACCGCTGGCTCTCGTCCGAAGACATTGTGGTTTGTGAGCGGCGCTGTTGTGGTGGGAATCATATCTTTGATTTAG